From a single Bradyrhizobium sediminis genomic region:
- the hemA gene encoding 5-aminolevulinate synthase, whose amino-acid sequence MDYSKFFSTALSRLHDERRYRVFADLERIAGRFPHAVWHSPKGPRNVVIWCSNDYLGMGQHPKVVGAMVETATRVGTGAGGTRNIAGTHHPLVQLEAELADLHGKEAALLFTSGYVSNQTGISTIAKLIPDCLILSDALNHNSMIEGVRQAGCERQIFRHNDMAHLEELLIAAGPDRPKLIACESLYSMDGDVAPLAKICDLAERYGAMTYVDEVHAVGMYGPRGGGIAERDGVMHRIDILEGTLAKAFGCLGGYIAASADIIDAVRSYAPGFIFTTALPPAICSAATAAIRHLKTSNWERERHQDRAARVKAILTAAGLPVMSSDTHIVPLFVGDPEKCKQACDILLEEHGIYIQPINYPTVAKGSERLRITPSPYHDDGLVDQLAEALLQVWERLGLPLNEKSLAAE is encoded by the coding sequence ATGGATTACAGCAAGTTCTTCAGCACCGCTCTCAGCCGCCTGCATGACGAGCGGCGCTACCGGGTATTCGCCGACCTCGAGCGGATCGCGGGCCGGTTCCCGCACGCGGTGTGGCATTCTCCGAAGGGGCCGCGCAACGTCGTGATCTGGTGCTCCAACGACTATCTCGGGATGGGGCAGCATCCGAAGGTGGTCGGCGCCATGGTCGAGACCGCCACGCGGGTCGGCACCGGCGCCGGCGGCACCCGCAACATTGCCGGCACCCATCATCCGCTGGTGCAGCTTGAGGCCGAACTGGCCGACCTGCACGGCAAGGAAGCGGCGCTGCTGTTCACCTCGGGCTACGTCTCGAACCAGACCGGCATCTCGACGATCGCCAAACTCATTCCGGACTGCCTGATCCTGTCGGATGCGCTCAACCACAATTCGATGATCGAAGGTGTCCGCCAGGCCGGCTGCGAGCGCCAGATCTTCCGCCACAACGACATGGCGCATCTGGAAGAACTGCTGATTGCCGCCGGTCCCGACCGGCCGAAACTGATCGCCTGCGAGAGCCTGTATTCGATGGACGGCGACGTCGCACCGCTGGCGAAGATCTGCGATCTCGCCGAGCGCTACGGCGCGATGACCTATGTCGACGAAGTGCATGCGGTCGGCATGTACGGCCCGCGCGGCGGCGGAATCGCCGAGCGCGACGGCGTGATGCACCGGATCGACATTCTGGAAGGCACGCTCGCCAAGGCGTTCGGCTGCCTCGGCGGCTATATCGCCGCCAGCGCCGACATCATCGATGCCGTCCGCTCCTACGCCCCCGGCTTCATCTTCACCACCGCGCTGCCGCCGGCGATCTGCTCGGCGGCCACCGCCGCGATCCGCCACCTCAAGACCTCGAACTGGGAGCGCGAGCGCCACCAGGACCGCGCCGCCCGCGTCAAGGCGATCCTCACCGCCGCCGGCCTGCCGGTCATGTCGAGCGACACCCATATCGTGCCGCTGTTCGTCGGCGACCCCGAGAAGTGCAAGCAGGCCTGCGACATCCTGCTGGAAGAGCACGGCATCTACATCCAGCCGATCAACTACCCGACCGTCGCCAAGGGCAGCGAGCGGCTGCGGATCACCCCCTCGCCCTATCACGACGACGGTCTGGTCGATCAGCTCGCCGAGGCGCTGTTGCAGGTCTGGGAGCGTCTCGGCCTGCCGCTCAACGAGAAATCGCTGGCGGCCGAGTAA
- a CDS encoding MBL fold metallo-hydrolase: protein MHSKTNTVQSSAEALRYPWENHPGHDQVVEVRPGVLWVRLKLPFRLNHVNIYLLADGDGWAMVDSGFGNEETIAAWTALFEGPLSHVKVTRLIVTHSHPDHVGLAGWIVERFDCPLEMSQVEYLQSVYHQNRGTEERRNAQRLFFRRHGMDENLTDKLLGRGQDYLKRVSTLPPSYRRISHGDEVSIGTRRFKVITGGGHALDQVMLYCAADKLFLSADQVLSKISPNVSVWAVEPDQNSLGEYLASLASLTTTLPYDVLVLPGHGVPFYGLKTRIKQLADHHEERCGLIADACREIPQTSKELVPVVFHKHVLDVHQMGFAAGELIAHVNYMLVEGRLTAEVTDGVLRFRTT, encoded by the coding sequence ATGCATTCAAAGACAAACACGGTTCAGTCCTCTGCCGAGGCGTTGCGTTACCCTTGGGAAAATCATCCCGGCCACGATCAGGTGGTCGAGGTGAGACCGGGCGTATTGTGGGTCCGGCTCAAGCTGCCGTTCCGCCTCAACCACGTGAACATCTACCTGCTCGCCGACGGTGACGGCTGGGCGATGGTGGATTCCGGTTTCGGCAACGAGGAAACCATCGCGGCCTGGACCGCCTTGTTCGAGGGCCCGCTCAGCCACGTGAAAGTCACAAGGCTGATCGTGACCCATTCGCATCCCGACCATGTCGGGCTCGCGGGATGGATCGTCGAGCGCTTCGACTGCCCGCTCGAGATGTCGCAGGTGGAATACCTGCAGTCGGTCTATCACCAGAACCGCGGCACCGAGGAGCGCCGCAACGCGCAGCGACTGTTCTTCCGCCGTCACGGCATGGACGAGAACCTGACCGACAAGCTGCTCGGCCGCGGCCAGGATTACCTGAAGCGGGTGTCCACCCTGCCGCCGTCCTATCGCCGCATCTCGCATGGCGACGAGGTTTCCATCGGCACCAGGCGCTTCAAGGTCATCACCGGCGGCGGTCATGCGCTCGACCAGGTGATGCTGTATTGCGCCGCCGACAAGCTGTTCCTGTCGGCCGATCAGGTGCTCAGCAAGATTTCTCCCAATGTCAGCGTCTGGGCGGTGGAGCCCGACCAGAATTCGCTCGGCGAATATCTGGCCTCGCTGGCCAGCCTGACCACCACGCTGCCCTATGACGTGCTGGTGCTGCCCGGCCACGGCGTGCCGTTTTACGGCCTGAAGACCCGGATCAAGCAATTGGCCGATCATCACGAGGAGCGTTGCGGGCTGATCGCCGACGCCTGCCGGGAAATCCCGCAGACCTCCAAGGAACTGGTGCCGGTGGTGTTCCACAAGCACGTGCTCGACGTGCACCAGATGGGCTTTGCCGCCGGCGAACTGATCGCCCATGTCAATTACATGCTGGTCGAGGGCCGGCTGACCGCCGAGGTAACCGACGGCGTGCTGCGGTTCAGGACGACCTGA
- a CDS encoding methyl-accepting chemotaxis protein, whose translation MAIRFTIPRFGRLFGLLRPRWGVRGSLFAAFAVIAAMAIVISAGAGMVLDHLGKAMVDLSSKDIPRLAASLQLSAQSATLASQGPALLASSNEEMLKERSNKMKETQAVTLAKLSEITQLGADKAVVEALAETIKNIDETIQSLGNAARERLEAGAQHEKLYGAVRTAQAAFVKAAAPAMIGAQTQLSGIFGAADFNQDEATKAEQVVDQIGDVVASGNLMAFNLISALSSDSGDTLEAIDKEFRSAQQRVKKTLDLLPKSSATTALHTAASGLMALGEGKTGVFKIRQKELDATDYGQTVLDETRKLNVGLGISVQQLVDGVRSETDAATGQARKEISRATMAMVALGAATLIGSVLFVWLYVGRNILRRIRDLQRSMQLLSDGDLETEIYRSKQHDEIAAMANSLQVFRESMIEARALSADQDKDRVAKAERTSRMEARIVEFEATVRTALDALQASANSMQTTAQSMSATADQSSALVSAVASAAEETSVNVQTVSAGTEELSSSISEISRQVIVSTQIARKAVDDAGTTDATMQGLADNAARISVVVDLIQTIASQTNLLALNATIEAARAGEAGRGFAVVASEVKSLANQTAKATDEIRQQIASMQTVTTSAVGAIRNISTTISEINEVTTAIAAAVEQQGAATREIARNIQHAAGGTSEVSSNIVGVSTASAEAGAAASEVLGASDALRREADMLRSEIDVFLGSIRAA comes from the coding sequence ATGGCGATACGATTCACGATTCCTAGATTCGGCAGATTGTTCGGCTTGCTGCGTCCGCGATGGGGAGTCAGGGGCAGCCTGTTTGCCGCCTTCGCGGTGATCGCCGCCATGGCCATCGTCATCAGCGCCGGTGCCGGCATGGTGCTGGACCATCTCGGCAAGGCGATGGTCGATTTGAGCAGCAAGGACATTCCCCGTCTTGCGGCCAGCCTGCAGCTTTCCGCCCAGAGCGCCACCTTGGCCAGCCAGGGACCGGCGCTGCTGGCCTCCTCGAACGAGGAGATGCTGAAAGAGCGCTCCAACAAGATGAAGGAAACTCAGGCGGTCACGCTGGCCAAGCTCAGCGAGATCACCCAGCTCGGCGCCGACAAGGCGGTGGTCGAAGCCCTCGCCGAGACCATCAAGAACATCGACGAGACGATCCAGAGCCTCGGCAATGCGGCGCGCGAGCGCCTGGAGGCCGGCGCCCAGCACGAAAAACTCTACGGCGCCGTGCGCACGGCCCAGGCCGCTTTCGTCAAAGCCGCCGCTCCCGCGATGATCGGCGCCCAAACCCAGCTCTCCGGCATCTTCGGCGCCGCCGATTTCAACCAGGATGAAGCCACCAAAGCGGAGCAGGTCGTCGACCAGATCGGCGACGTCGTCGCCAGCGGCAACCTCATGGCGTTCAACCTGATATCCGCGCTGTCGTCCGACAGCGGCGACACGCTGGAAGCAATCGACAAGGAATTCCGCAGCGCGCAGCAACGCGTCAAGAAGACGCTCGACCTGTTGCCCAAGAGCTCCGCGACCACCGCGCTTCACACCGCGGCCTCCGGACTGATGGCGCTGGGCGAGGGCAAGACCGGCGTCTTCAAGATCCGCCAGAAGGAACTGGACGCCACCGATTACGGCCAGACCGTTCTCGATGAAACCCGCAAGCTCAATGTCGGCCTCGGCATCAGCGTGCAGCAGCTCGTCGACGGCGTGCGGAGCGAGACCGATGCCGCGACCGGGCAAGCGCGCAAGGAGATCTCGCGGGCGACCATGGCGATGGTTGCACTCGGCGCCGCGACCCTGATCGGATCGGTTCTGTTCGTCTGGCTCTATGTCGGCCGCAACATCCTGCGCCGGATCCGCGATCTGCAGCGCTCGATGCAGCTTTTGTCCGACGGCGATCTGGAGACCGAAATCTATCGCTCCAAGCAGCACGACGAGATCGCCGCGATGGCCAATTCGCTGCAGGTGTTCCGCGAGAGCATGATCGAGGCCCGCGCGCTCTCCGCCGATCAGGACAAGGACCGCGTCGCCAAGGCCGAGCGCACCTCGCGCATGGAGGCCCGGATCGTCGAATTCGAGGCCACCGTCCGCACCGCGCTCGATGCCCTGCAGGCCTCGGCCAACTCCATGCAGACCACGGCGCAAAGCATGTCGGCGACCGCCGATCAGTCCAGCGCGCTGGTGAGCGCGGTAGCATCCGCCGCCGAGGAAACTTCGGTCAACGTGCAGACGGTCTCCGCGGGCACCGAGGAACTGTCGTCATCGATCTCCGAAATCAGCCGCCAGGTGATAGTTTCGACGCAAATCGCCCGCAAGGCGGTCGATGATGCCGGCACAACCGACGCCACCATGCAGGGACTCGCCGACAACGCCGCCCGCATCAGCGTCGTGGTCGACCTGATCCAGACCATCGCCTCGCAGACCAACCTGCTCGCGCTCAACGCCACCATCGAGGCCGCGCGCGCCGGCGAAGCCGGCCGGGGATTTGCCGTGGTCGCTTCCGAGGTGAAGAGCCTCGCCAACCAGACCGCGAAGGCGACCGATGAAATCCGTCAGCAGATCGCCAGCATGCAGACGGTGACGACTTCCGCGGTCGGCGCCATCCGCAACATCTCCACGACGATCAGCGAGATCAACGAGGTGACCACCGCGATCGCGGCCGCAGTCGAACAGCAGGGTGCTGCGACGCGCGAGATCGCCCGCAACATCCAGCACGCCGCCGGCGGAACATCCGAGGTTTCCAGCAACATCGTCGGCGTCTCCACCGCGTCCGCCGAGGCCGGAGCCGCCGCCAGCGAAGTGCTGGGCGCGTCCGACGCGTTGCGCCGCGAGGCCGACATGCTGCGCTCGGAAATCGACGTGTTCCTCGGAAGCATACGGGCGGCCTGA
- a CDS encoding outer membrane protein codes for MKRVPALVALIVIGASVPAVAADLGARPYGKAPAYAAPIYNWTGIYVGGHAGGAFIGDNSFNGLVLSNYDARFLGGVQAGADLQFAGSFVAGIEGQYSWLGSNQIGTIFPAGFVYSNNQRGLGSITGRIGYSWGPALFYAKGGYAYSDSRETLTFGGAPVTFTLDRNHRNGYTVGAGVEYLFTPNWSARAEYQYYDFGRSRFITPAALVPFGTFNNDEHTLKAGLNYRFNWASPVAARY; via the coding sequence ATGAAGCGTGTTCCCGCTCTCGTCGCCCTCATCGTCATCGGCGCGAGCGTGCCGGCCGTTGCCGCCGATCTCGGCGCCCGCCCTTACGGCAAGGCGCCGGCCTATGCGGCGCCGATCTACAACTGGACCGGCATTTATGTCGGCGGTCACGCCGGCGGCGCCTTCATCGGCGATAACAGTTTCAACGGACTGGTTCTGAGCAACTACGACGCCCGATTCCTCGGCGGCGTACAGGCCGGCGCCGACCTTCAGTTCGCCGGCAGCTTTGTCGCCGGCATCGAAGGCCAGTACAGCTGGCTCGGCAGCAACCAGATCGGCACGATTTTTCCCGCAGGCTTCGTCTACAGCAACAACCAGCGCGGACTAGGATCCATCACCGGCCGCATCGGCTACTCCTGGGGACCGGCGCTGTTCTACGCCAAGGGCGGCTACGCCTATTCCGACAGTCGCGAAACCCTGACATTCGGAGGCGCGCCAGTCACCTTCACGCTCGATCGCAATCACCGCAACGGCTACACCGTCGGCGCCGGCGTCGAATATCTGTTCACGCCGAACTGGTCGGCCAGGGCCGAGTATCAATATTACGATTTCGGCCGCAGCCGGTTCATCACCCCGGCCGCGCTGGTGCCGTTCGGCACTTTCAACAACGACGAACACACCCTGAAGGCCGGCCTGAACTATCGCTTCAACTGGGCGAGCCCGGTGGCTGCGCGATACTGA
- a CDS encoding outer membrane protein — translation MKKFLLATVALVALGATVPALAADLGPRTAYTKAPPAYAPIYNWTGFYIGGHIGGAFSGDNGFAGTTNSGNDGRFLGGLQAGADYQFAPNWVVGIEGQYSWLGGNNNGVSFTGAGAGYVYTHDQRGLGSVTGRIGYTWGPGLLYVKGGYAYSDYTESLTFGGVPQVFAMNSGHHDGYTVGAGLEYMFAQNWSGKIEYQYYDFGKTNFVTPAVLTGFGSTRNDEHTFKAGINYRFNLGGPVVAKY, via the coding sequence ATGAAGAAGTTTCTGCTCGCTACTGTGGCCCTCGTCGCTCTCGGCGCGACCGTGCCAGCACTTGCAGCCGATCTCGGCCCCCGCACCGCCTACACCAAGGCTCCGCCGGCCTATGCGCCGATCTACAACTGGACCGGATTCTACATCGGCGGTCACATCGGCGGCGCGTTCAGCGGCGACAACGGCTTCGCCGGCACCACCAACAGCGGCAATGACGGCCGTTTCCTCGGCGGTTTGCAGGCCGGCGCCGACTACCAGTTCGCTCCGAACTGGGTGGTTGGTATCGAAGGTCAGTACAGCTGGCTCGGCGGCAACAACAATGGCGTTAGCTTTACCGGCGCCGGCGCCGGTTACGTCTACACCCATGACCAGCGCGGCCTCGGCTCGGTGACCGGCCGCATCGGCTACACCTGGGGTCCGGGCCTGCTCTACGTCAAGGGCGGCTATGCCTACTCCGACTACACGGAGTCTCTGACGTTCGGCGGCGTGCCGCAGGTATTCGCGATGAACAGCGGCCATCACGACGGCTACACCGTCGGCGCCGGCCTGGAATACATGTTCGCGCAGAACTGGTCGGGCAAGATCGAGTATCAGTACTACGACTTCGGCAAGACCAACTTCGTGACGCCGGCCGTGCTGACCGGCTTCGGCAGCACCCGCAACGACGAGCATACCTTCAAGGCCGGCATCAACTATCGCTTCAACCTGGGCGGCCCGGTGGTCGCGAAGTACTGA
- a CDS encoding LysR family transcriptional regulator has product MRDRAAEVHNQQMFDWNDLKYFLAVARHHSTIAAGKSLGLSQSTVHRRLSELERRIGRQLVTRHPTGYRLTEFGEELRPFAERVEDAVTDVERRVTDTARDLTGVIRVTCPEPIVFRMTKSSLLDRFHARHPKLRVEFVTSDRYLDLSKGEADVAFRSGDTDDELVGRKIADSIWAVYASRTYIDRHGQPERVEDLSRHLLVGFDESLNQHRAAKWLREVAPDAKMSARNNSVLGLVYAVKSGIGLGALPTALGDAESDLVRVLGPIPELARSWRLLTHPDLRRVPRIAAFFDFIIEERESLKSILTG; this is encoded by the coding sequence TTGCGAGACCGGGCAGCAGAAGTGCATAATCAACAAATGTTCGATTGGAACGATTTGAAGTATTTTCTTGCCGTCGCGCGACATCACAGCACGATCGCGGCGGGCAAGTCGCTAGGACTCAGCCAGTCGACGGTGCATCGGCGGTTGAGCGAACTGGAGCGGCGGATCGGGCGGCAGCTGGTGACGCGGCACCCGACCGGCTATCGGCTGACTGAATTCGGCGAGGAGTTGCGGCCTTTTGCCGAGCGTGTCGAGGATGCCGTCACCGACGTCGAGCGGCGGGTGACCGATACTGCCCGCGACCTGACAGGCGTGATCCGGGTGACCTGTCCCGAACCGATCGTCTTCCGCATGACGAAATCGTCGCTGCTCGACCGCTTTCACGCCCGCCATCCGAAGCTTCGCGTCGAATTCGTGACCAGCGATCGCTATCTCGACCTGTCGAAGGGCGAAGCGGACGTCGCCTTTCGCTCGGGTGATACCGATGATGAACTGGTCGGCCGCAAGATCGCGGACTCGATCTGGGCGGTTTATGCCAGCCGAACCTATATTGATCGTCATGGCCAGCCGGAGCGGGTGGAGGATCTATCGCGCCATCTCTTGGTGGGCTTCGACGAATCGCTGAACCAGCATCGCGCCGCGAAGTGGCTGCGCGAGGTTGCGCCAGATGCAAAGATGTCGGCGCGGAACAACAGCGTGCTTGGCCTTGTTTATGCAGTGAAATCGGGTATCGGCCTGGGCGCGCTCCCGACCGCCCTGGGGGACGCGGAATCGGATCTGGTGCGCGTGCTCGGACCAATTCCCGAACTGGCTCGAAGCTGGCGCCTGTTGACTCATCCCGACCTCAGGCGCGTTCCCCGCATTGCGGCTTTCTTCGACTTCATCATCGAAGAGCGCGAGTCGCTGAAATCCATCCTGACCGGATAA
- a CDS encoding cupin domain-containing protein: MRFAPGVGCAFMAILSIPAYAQAPGFAKPNLVLQQIVEGLPTGDKQVVRVLTATFKPGDKTVYHSHRFPVTVYVLEGAFTLELKDRPSLTVKAGEAMVEPPNVAMTGYNPSATELTKVVIFYVSAPDTPFLDPLHH; this comes from the coding sequence ATGCGTTTCGCACCCGGCGTCGGCTGCGCGTTCATGGCGATCCTCAGCATTCCCGCCTACGCGCAGGCCCCTGGCTTCGCCAAACCCAATCTGGTCCTGCAACAGATCGTCGAGGGATTGCCGACGGGCGACAAGCAGGTGGTCCGCGTCCTGACCGCGACGTTCAAGCCGGGTGACAAGACCGTCTACCACAGCCATCGCTTTCCGGTGACCGTCTATGTGCTGGAAGGCGCCTTCACGCTTGAACTCAAGGACCGCCCTTCGCTCACGGTGAAGGCCGGCGAGGCGATGGTGGAGCCGCCGAACGTGGCGATGACCGGCTACAATCCGAGCGCCACCGAGTTGACGAAGGTGGTCATCTTTTACGTCAGCGCGCCCGATACGCCGTTTCTCGATCCCCTTCATCACTAA
- a CDS encoding class I SAM-dependent methyltransferase, whose protein sequence is MTAKSAIDGETATAAVRAQWNQMAKGWSDAGAVIRPWLLEATQAMLGMAGVKPGCRVLDVAAGAGDQTLDVAARVGPQGHVLATDLSPDILQFAAQQAAAAGYRNVETRVSDGEDLQIEDVQFDAVVCRLGLMLFGDPLQGLREMARVLKPGGGVCTIVFGAPQANPCVTTLMSVALRHAGLPPRDPFQPGGLLSLGKSGLIDELFREAGFREIATTRLAAPFRLPTVKDYMDFIRTSAGPVVQIVQRLEPTNAAAAWADMEEALGRYQTSTGWEGPNELLLTAARR, encoded by the coding sequence ATGACTGCCAAGTCTGCCATCGATGGCGAGACCGCCACAGCGGCGGTGCGCGCGCAATGGAATCAGATGGCCAAGGGCTGGAGCGACGCTGGCGCCGTCATACGGCCGTGGCTGCTAGAAGCGACGCAGGCGATGCTCGGCATGGCCGGCGTTAAACCCGGTTGCCGTGTGCTCGATGTAGCCGCCGGCGCCGGCGACCAGACTCTCGACGTCGCCGCGCGGGTCGGTCCGCAAGGCCATGTGCTGGCGACGGATCTGTCGCCGGACATTCTGCAGTTCGCGGCGCAGCAGGCTGCCGCGGCGGGCTATCGCAACGTCGAGACACGCGTTTCGGACGGCGAAGACCTTCAGATTGAAGACGTCCAATTTGACGCGGTGGTCTGTCGGCTCGGCCTGATGTTGTTCGGCGATCCGTTGCAGGGATTGCGTGAAATGGCGCGGGTGCTCAAGCCCGGTGGCGGCGTATGCACCATTGTGTTCGGGGCGCCGCAGGCCAATCCCTGCGTGACGACGTTGATGTCGGTTGCGCTCAGGCACGCCGGCTTGCCACCGCGTGATCCCTTTCAGCCAGGCGGCCTGCTAAGCCTCGGCAAATCCGGTTTGATCGACGAACTGTTCAGGGAGGCGGGTTTCCGCGAGATCGCGACAACCAGGCTCGCGGCGCCGTTCAGGCTGCCGACAGTGAAGGACTATATGGACTTCATCCGGACATCGGCTGGGCCGGTCGTACAGATTGTGCAGCGCTTGGAGCCGACCAACGCCGCAGCGGCCTGGGCCGATATGGAAGAGGCTCTCGGCCGGTATCAGACGTCGACCGGATGGGAGGGTCCAAATGAGCTGCTGCTGACGGCAGCGCGCCGGTGA
- the murA gene encoding UDP-N-acetylglucosamine 1-carboxyvinyltransferase, with product MDRIRIVGGSKLNGTIPISGAKNAALPLMIAGLLTEETLILDNVPRLADVAQLQRVLGNHGVDITSVGKRPGDHAYQGQTLHISAANIIDTTAPYELVSKMRASFWVIAPLLARMHEAKVSLPGGCAIGTRPVDLLIMALEKLGAEIAIDGGYVIAKAPGGLTGATIDFPKVTVSGTHVAVMAATLAKGTTVITNAACEPEILDVADCLNAMGARVSGAGTPRIVIEGVARLHGARHTVLPDRIETGTYAIAVAMTGGDVQLAGARPELLQSALDVLTQAGAVVTPNNEGIRVVRSGAGLQPVTVSTAPFPGFPTDLQAQLMALMACAGGASQITETIFENRFMHVQELARFGARISLDGETATIDGIARLRGAPVMATDLRASVSLVIAGLAAEGETMVNRVYHLDRGFERLEDKLSACGATIERISG from the coding sequence ATGGATCGGATTCGCATCGTTGGCGGCAGCAAGCTCAATGGCACGATTCCGATTTCGGGTGCGAAGAATGCCGCATTGCCGTTGATGATCGCGGGGCTTTTGACCGAGGAGACGCTGATCCTCGATAATGTGCCGCGGTTGGCCGACGTCGCCCAACTGCAGCGTGTTCTCGGCAATCACGGCGTCGACATCACCTCGGTGGGCAAGCGGCCCGGCGACCATGCATACCAGGGTCAGACCCTGCATATTTCGGCGGCCAACATCATCGACACGACCGCGCCTTACGAGCTGGTGTCGAAGATGCGCGCCAGCTTCTGGGTGATCGCGCCGCTCCTGGCGCGGATGCACGAGGCCAAGGTGTCGCTGCCCGGCGGCTGCGCCATCGGCACCCGGCCGGTCGATCTGTTGATCATGGCGCTGGAGAAGCTCGGCGCCGAGATCGCCATCGACGGCGGCTATGTGATAGCGAAGGCGCCGGGCGGCCTGACCGGCGCAACAATCGACTTTCCCAAGGTGACGGTGAGCGGCACCCATGTCGCCGTGATGGCGGCGACGTTGGCAAAAGGCACCACGGTCATCACCAATGCCGCCTGCGAGCCGGAAATCCTCGATGTCGCCGATTGCCTCAACGCGATGGGCGCGCGCGTCTCCGGTGCCGGCACGCCGCGCATCGTGATCGAAGGCGTGGCGAGACTGCACGGCGCGCGGCACACCGTGCTGCCCGACCGGATCGAGACCGGCACCTATGCGATCGCGGTGGCGATGACCGGCGGCGACGTGCAGCTGGCCGGCGCGCGGCCGGAGCTGTTGCAGTCGGCGCTCGACGTGCTGACCCAGGCCGGTGCCGTCGTCACCCCCAACAATGAAGGCATCCGCGTGGTCAGAAGCGGCGCCGGCCTCCAGCCGGTGACGGTGTCGACCGCGCCGTTCCCCGGCTTTCCCACCGACCTGCAGGCGCAGCTGATGGCGCTGATGGCCTGCGCCGGAGGCGCCTCGCAGATCACCGAGACGATTTTCGAAAACCGTTTTATGCATGTGCAGGAACTGGCGCGGTTCGGTGCGCGGATTTCGTTGGACGGCGAAACCGCCACCATCGACGGCATCGCCAGGCTGCGCGGCGCGCCGGTCATGGCGACCGACCTGCGCGCGTCGGTGTCGCTGGTCATCGCAGGACTGGCCGCCGAAGGCGAAACCATGGTCAACCGCGTCTATCATCTCGACCGCGGCTTCGAGCGGCTCGAAGACAAATTGTCGGCCTGCGGCGCGACCATCGAACGAATCAGCGGATGA
- a CDS encoding DUF2948 family protein, whose amino-acid sequence MTAQLKMIALDADDLAVISAHVQDARVQAADIIWRQGEKRLVVGMNRLDWEQTLAGETSPRRLIAALRFDRVLACRSRNIDLQAPQAPLELLGIEFHPGEAPGGSAVLLFSQGGALRLDVECLECELTDLGAEDLGTAGTGQGAAPSGQGA is encoded by the coding sequence GTGACGGCCCAGCTCAAAATGATCGCGCTCGATGCCGACGACCTCGCCGTCATTTCCGCGCATGTGCAGGATGCCCGGGTGCAGGCCGCCGACATCATCTGGCGGCAGGGCGAAAAGCGCCTGGTGGTCGGCATGAACCGGCTCGACTGGGAGCAGACGCTGGCGGGCGAGACCTCGCCGCGCCGCCTGATCGCGGCGCTGCGCTTCGACCGGGTATTGGCCTGCAGGTCGCGCAATATCGATCTGCAGGCGCCGCAGGCGCCCCTCGAGCTGCTCGGCATCGAGTTTCATCCCGGCGAAGCCCCCGGCGGCAGCGCGGTCCTTTTGTTCAGCCAGGGCGGGGCGCTGCGGCTCGACGTCGAATGCCTCGAATGCGAACTCACCGACCTCGGCGCCGAAGACCTCGGGACCGCCGGCACCGGCCAAGGGGCCGCGCCGTCGGGACAGGGGGCGTGA